One Peptostreptococcus equinus genomic window carries:
- a CDS encoding MetQ/NlpA family ABC transporter substrate-binding protein, which yields MKIKKTLSIGLATIITLTTLVGCGTRKTDEKASTSNSNQKIQEVKIGATSGPYSDMVNKAIKPLLEKKGYKISIVEFTDYIRPNHALNDKEIDANLFQHKIYMDKFAKENNMDLTALVQVPTAPMGLYSDKIKDINKIQDKAEVTLPNDPSNAARAYILLSEAGLIKLKKDIDPLKASQKDIIENPKHLQFTELEAAQLARSLSSSTISAVPGNFALAANFDLTTALKLEKMTDNNRNNIVVKSENKDSKLSKDLISIVKSKEFDEIINTDFKGFDKPLY from the coding sequence ATGAAAATAAAAAAGACACTATCAATTGGTTTAGCAACAATCATAACATTAACTACCCTAGTAGGATGCGGTACAAGAAAAACTGATGAAAAAGCATCTACTTCTAATTCAAATCAAAAAATTCAGGAAGTTAAAATTGGAGCAACTTCAGGACCATATTCAGATATGGTAAATAAGGCTATAAAGCCATTATTAGAAAAAAAGGGATATAAAATCAGTATTGTCGAATTTACTGATTATATTAGGCCAAACCATGCGCTTAATGATAAAGAAATCGATGCTAATTTATTCCAACATAAAATTTATATGGATAAATTTGCTAAAGAAAATAATATGGATTTAACTGCATTAGTTCAGGTTCCTACTGCTCCAATGGGATTATACTCTGATAAGATAAAAGACATAAATAAAATACAAGACAAAGCCGAAGTTACATTGCCTAACGATCCATCAAACGCTGCTCGTGCATATATATTATTGTCAGAAGCAGGACTAATAAAATTAAAAAAAGATATTGATCCTCTAAAAGCTAGTCAAAAAGATATTATTGAAAATCCTAAACACTTACAATTTACAGAGTTAGAAGCTGCACAATTGGCTAGGTCATTAAGTAGTTCTACAATATCAGCTGTACCTGGTAATTTCGCCCTAGCTGCAAATTTTGATTTGACTACAGCTTTAAAATTAGAAAAAATGACTGATAACAACAGAAATAATATTGTCGTTAAAAGTGAAAACAAAGATTCAAAATTATCAAAAGATCTAATTTCAATAGTTAAGTCAAAAGAATTTGATGAGATTATAAACACAGATTTTAAAGGCTT